The DNA segment AAGACCAGATCCACCGCAGGCATAGCTGCAAACTGGGTGCATCCATGATTCGGAGCATTTGCCCCAGCTTGCTTGCTCCTCACACGAATGACCACCGACCCAGGCACCTTGGGAACTCGGGGCGTCATGCGATGTGTTATTTGATTGGTCGTTAGAGCCGCTACACGCGTAGCTACAGACCGGGTGCATCCATGACTCGGAACACTTGCCCCAGCTTGCTTGTTCCTCGCAGGAGTGACCACCGATCCCGGCAGACTGACCCGACCCAGCGCCACTAAAAGCACTAGTCGACGACTTAGTTGTCGCGCTGTCGACCGACCCACAGCTGAGCACGGTTGCAAGGACGGTCAACGCGGATATGGTCTTTAAGCGAGGGATCATGGCGTTTTACCTCGATTAGGGCTCAGTCTATTTAATATTTAATAAATAAAAAAATCATGATTGTAAACATTATTTTATTAAAAATATAAAAAATAAAGATATAAACAATCAATCGGGCTTTAGATTGCGTCCATGGGAGCGGATAGATTTTTGAATAAAATCAGAGTTTTGGGTGGTTTGATGCAGTGGCTTTAAATGCGAATTCTCGTTTGATCCCAGTTTTTAAAGATCAAGATATCTGCGGGAACTCGTTTGGCCTCTTTAATCCAGCGCCTCCAAGACATTGTTATTCCGGCAACCTGATCCAAGCGATGTAGTCTGTATCCTGGAGTGTACGGGTACACATGATGCAATCCGTGTAAATCGAATCCGAGAAATACCCAGGTCGATAGCAAGCGTGGCAAAAGCACCGAACGCGTATAGACGCCTTGCTCCGCTTTTACGATAGGTTTAACAGCTGCGGAACCTGCAAGTTTTTGTGGAATGTGGCTGTGCTGGCTTAGCATAATCGGATCCATCACCGCGAAGTGAAGAAGCAAAGGTAGGCTAAATATTTTAATCATCCATGGCGCTGCGATCGTGTAAATAATAAATAATGCGACTACATTTATGGTAAAGGCTCGCTTCTGTCTCGGGTAGTAGCGAATTAATTTCCTCAAATTCCAAAATATCGTTGCTCGATATGCGAAGGCAAACACAGGAATCCAAAGTCGCCAACAGGTATTGAAAAACATCCGTTCAGTTCGTCCGATCGGCCTGGGTAGGATACCGCGCGTCGTTGGATCACGATCGCGCCATCCAGTCCAAAGGTGATGGCCATGATGGACGAACCTCCAAGTTTCGAACGGCATGAGACAAAAGACTCCGGCAAGGTGTCCGACGACAGTGTCGAAGCTTCGCCCGCCAGAAAAGGTCTTGTGGCCACATTCGTGCATGATGCAAAACCACTGCGTGCAGGCGACTGCCAGCATCAACTGTCCTACGCACCACACAGGCCATGATGTTCCTATCGAGGCGTACACACCGCTGACCGTCAGACCCGAAGCGAGGAACAAGTAAAGAAGAGCTCGTCCCATAGTCGCTACGAGCGGCGCAGTATCCACCATTGACCTCCCCGAAGCTGGCAGTTATCCTGGCTCAACTTTATCGGGAAAATAACGATGATTTCAAGTATTGCCATTGGTTCCGCTTGCGTTTTAATGTTTGCCGCAGCTGGTATCATTCACAGCGTTTGGCTAGGAATGCCTGCTTTTAAGCGCTTGGCTTTTCCCCTCGACGGTGGTCGGTTGCTCGGGGATCGTCCCATCTTCGGTCCCAATAAAACGGTTGCCGGTCTGGTCGTCATGCCGCCTGCAACGGCCTTGGCATTCTGTGTCGTCGGCATCCTGGCGCCAGGGGTGCTTGCTGCTGCCGGATGGCCGACTGGCCTCGTGACATTGACAGAGCTTGGCTTCGGCGCTGGTCTTGCTTACATGCTGGGCGAGCTACCGAATTCCTTCATAAAACGGCGTCTGAATATTGCAGCCGGTGCTAATGGCAAGGGATTAATCGGCGTCTTTTTCAGGGTTTTCGACCAACTAGACTCAGTAGTTGCGGCACTTTTATTCATCTCTCTAACGGTGCCCTTCGACCGATTCGCCTGGGCGACGGCACTTAGCATCGGTTACTGCGTGCACGTTGTCTTTAATGTATTTCTGGTTAGGGTCGGGCTTAAGTCATCGCCTTATGTCGCTAAGCTCAAGGGCGCCGGCAGCGCCAGCGGCGGTAAGGCTCAAGGACTAGCACATTTGATTGCCAACGGGCTACCTGTCCCAGATGGGCTAGTTATTCTTCCCTCGGCTTTTTCGCCATCGGGCCGCCTCCGCAAGGTTGTAGTTCGTGAACTCCGCCGCAAACTTGTAACGCTAGGTGACGAGGTTATTGTCCGTAGCTCGGCCTGTGGCGAGGATTCGACTACCGCCTCTTTTGCCGGCATTTTGTCGTCGCACCGAAGCCCTAATGATATCGACTCCGTTTTGGCGGCGATCTACACTTGCCGCGAAAGTCTAAAAACGGCGCGAGCGATCGAGTATCAGCGGACTCATGGACAGCTCGGCGGCCTAGGCATCATCGTGCAAGCCTATATACCGCCACTTGCCGCCGGAGTGGCATTTACCAGCTCACCTGTGGCTTTACCTTACGACGGTGATTCATCTGAGTGGATGTTGATCGAGTCTGTGGCCGGAGATAATGCCAAACTCGTTGACGGCAGCGCTACCCCTACCAGAGTCGCCTTTCACACGCAGCACGGCATCAAAGTGTTGGATGGTTCGCTAACGATTGCGATCGATAAGATTAATCAGGTGATCGATTTACTACGCATCATTGGCCAAGACGGCCCGCGCGATGTTGAATGGATTATAGATGCGCAGGGTCGACCGTGGATTGTGCAGTCGCGGCCCATCACGACCAACACCCCGGTGGTCTGGAGCAACGCTAACATAGCGGAAAACTACCCGAGTCCCGCTCCTCCTCTGCAATTCTCCATCGTGCGCGCCGGCTACTATCATTATTTTCGTAAGATGGCTCTCTTAATTGGCATGCCACGCGATCGCGTCCAGGCTAAAGATCACGTGCTTCATGATGTTGTCGGCCTACATGGAGCTCGCTTATATTTCAATCTGACTAATATTTATAATCTCTGTACGGAATTGCCGTTTGCAAAAGCGGTATGTACCGCCTTTGATCAGTTTATGGGCGTAAGTCCCGACGTCCGTGCTGAGGCACGTGTCGAAGAGCAGGGGGCTGACCTGTTTACGGCGCTAAAAATCGCAGTGCTTGCCACCATTGCCTGGTGGATGTTGCCGCTGCGGGTAGCGCGGTTTGAGAGACTTGCAGACACGTATTGCCGTAAAGACCTTCCAGATGGCGCGGTCGCTAGTTGGCCGGTCCTTGATTTTCTTGATATTCGATTCAACAAGTGGTGGCTGATTTCGGTAGGCGACCTTTGTACCATGGTCGACTCGGCAATTGTCAGTTATCTGCTCAAAAGGTGGCATCTAGCGGAGCTTCAAGCTGACCTTCTTGCTGGAATTCCAGATTTGGTCAGTGCAAGACCCGGGAAACAAATCTGGGCACTTGCTGAGCAGGTGCGCCGCGGTCTGCCAATCGACTCGCCAGAGATGAGGACTAGGATTGAGCAATTCGTTAGAGACTATGGATTCCGTTGCTCAGAGGAGTTGATGTTGACATCTCCTAGTCTTACGGCGGAAGACGTTACGAACATGATCCGTGCCTATTTGTCTGCGAATCTTGAAAACCCGGAGCATCTTGAAAAACGGCAAAGCGAGATATTCGCTCGCGCTTGGCAGCGTCTGGAGTCCCTGGGTCTCGTACGACGCAACGTGCTCCGCTATTTTGTGCGCGCAACGCGAAAGGCCGTATCCCTTCGTGAACGTGCCAGATTCCAGCAGGCCCGGCTGTACAAACGATTTGGTGCCCATTTGGTAAAGCTCGGGGCAGCACTTAAGGCGCGTGATTTGATTTCGGAGGCAGATGATGTCTATTTTCTAAATCACGACGAACTAGCTACCTTGGTTACTGCAGGGCGATCGGTGGATGTGGCGGGTCGGCGGGCTGATTTCAGTGCGGCATCTTCGATTATTCCGCCTGGTCATTTCGTATTGGCCCAGGGCGCGCGCTTTGAACCAGTGTTCGAGATAAGCCCCCTTACCGGTGGGCAAGTTAGCCAATTCGCGGGTACTCCAGCCTCAGGCGGACGTACGTCGGGTAGCGCCGTGGTGACTAACCGAGTCAGGGAGATTTCAGGAGCACGGAGCGTTGTCGTCACCAGTCAGACTGATCCCGGTTGGGCTCCTTACATGCCTATGATTAAGGGCCTAGTTGTAGAGCGCGGCGGTCTGCTATCGCACGGCGCCATCATTGCACGGGAATACGGCATTCCCGCCGTAATCGGAGTTAGCCATGCGACCGACCTCATTGCCGACGGCACCGACATCGAAGTGGATGGCGACCGTGGTATTGTTCATGTGCGACTTGGTGAGCTGGATTCGTGAGCGCTACGGGGTAAAATATTTACTCTTTAGTCTCTATCTTCTCAGTGCTGTTGCCGCAATTGATCGTAACTGTGACTACTTGAGTGCTTTTGCGCTGATTTGGTTTATGGGTCTTTCATTACGGCTGCTGGACGATCTGGCCTCGCTAGCTATAGACCGTCGGGATCATCCACAGCGCACGCTTTGTCGCTCTAATTATATTCCCGGTTTAATCGCTAGTTACTTCGCTCTCGTTGTAGCTGTAAGTATGATGCTGCCGGCGCAAGCAATGGTATCATGGGTCGTTCTCAATATGATGCTCGGGGTATGTTATCGCATACGTTCGCCACATCGCATCTGGCTCATACTTCTTAAGTATCCTTGGCTCGTTTGCATAGGCGCTGGTAGCGTTCGCTTATCCGTTATCGGATCGATGATTTTTGCAGTTTTTATAAACGAGATCTTGCATGACGCCATTTGGCTCGGTCATGATGCTACTCGTGGCGCGCATGTATTGCGGCATGCGCTATTCCTTGCGGAGGGGGTGTACTTTTGGACTTCGAGAGCGACGTAAAATGCTACAGCTGTGAATCCCAGCGTGCCGTCCCCTATATGCAAGCCGTCGATGATTACACCGGGCGTCCTGGTACTTTCTCGTATGTCCAATGTGCCGACTGCAGTTTGGTTTATCAAAGTCCGCGCTTGACTATGGCGAAGGTCCAGGATTTTTACGACGACGCCTATTTATCTCATCAGAAGAAGCTAGACTTTGGCGCGCTTACACCCGTTGTTAATTGGGCATTGTCTGGTCACGATCGGCGGAAAGCTGAGCTCGTTAGGCGGCATGCACGGCTCGGTAGCGCAAGCCACGTCCTCGATGTTGGTTGTGCCCGCGGTACTTTTCTTAAGCACATCCGCGAGCGCTATGGCGCGACCGTCACCGGTGTCGACTTCAAAGATATGCGCCAAGTGACAGATCTTGAAGGCATCGATTTTCGGCTGGGACTTTTTTACGAACAGGATTTTGGCGACGCGACTTTTGATGTCGTTACGATGTGGCACTTCCTCGAGCACTGCTACGATCCTGTCCGGTCTTTGACGATGGCCCGTGACCACTTGGCAGATGATGGTGTGCTCGTGCTTGAAGTGCCTGATCTCGGTAGTCTCAGTTTCAAGCTCTTTGGCAAACATTGGCCTGGCGTACAGGCGCCGCAGCATACGGTGCTTTTTGACCGTCGCAGCTTGCACGGCTTACTGGAGAAGAGTGGTCTCCGCATTGTCGAATCCCTCCCGTGGGGATCATTCCCGCCCTTTTTCTACTTTTATATGGGGGCAGCGTTTAAATTAAACAAAGGACAGGGTTTTGACATCCGTAATCATCTGCCCTCTTATTTCGCTGCGCAGGCCTTGACGTTTCCTCTATTCGCAGCGTTGCATAAGCGGCGTCTGGCAATGCAGGCAGTGATATGCAAAAAGGCGTAGTTCCATTTGTTATCGGAATTGGGCTTTTTGGCATTGGCACTGCTTTGTCCACTGCAGCTTATGTACTTACGTTCGGTCGCAGCATGGATTTCAGTCGGCGCTTTATAATGCGTCCTCTGGTTAACCTAGCCTTGCGGGTGTACGGTATTCGTGTGGAAATAGATGGTTATATCTGGCACCGAGGGCCGGCATTTTATCTTTTCAACCATCACTCAAACCTCGATATTTTTGTTATTGCCGCATTGAATCTACCCCATCTGCGCAGCTTTTTTTCGACCGAAAGACCTAAGCATGCACCGATGATGTGGGCAGCTCGTTCGATTGGTGCTTTTCTAGTGCCACCGCAGTATCGACATGAAGCACGTGTCGGATGCTTCAGACACGCGGAGCGAGAGTTAATGCGCACAGCAGAATCAGTGATCGCATCGCCCGAAGGGAGCCGTTTCACTGGCGGTGGCGTGGCGCCTTTTAACAAAGGCGTATTTCACCTCGCGGTTCGCCTTAAATACCCGGTCGTTCCGCTACTTTTCGAAATCCCCCCAGAGGCCAACGCCGGTGCGTCGTATTTCTTTCGACCATCGACGGTCCGGATCAGGGCGCTTGACCCCATTGAGACCCAGGGTCTTTCAGAGCTTGATGTGGCACGGGTACGCGATCGGGCCTATCAGATGTATCAAGTAGCTATGGCTAGTAGGGGAATCCAAAATAGAAACTCAACATCGACCACCGTTGCAGAGAGAAATATCAGATCGCCTGATCCATGCGATCCATGCGATCCATGTAAGCCAACTGGTCCAACCGGTCCAACTGATCTGCGTTTGATCGCCCAAAGGTAAGCCGTCGGCCAGACAGCACTTAGACAGAGCCAGAGGAATGACCTTGGTGCCAGGTCGCAGACAACGACTAGCGCAATGACTGAAGACGCAGCGACGTTCATGACCTGCAGTAGGCGGATAGTTTGGCTTTCGCCCAGCCATAACGGAAATGTAAGCGTACCGCGGCGGGCGTCGGCCTCCATGTCTTTAAAATCGCAGGCCACGGCATTAATAAACATGCGCAGGAAGATAAAACCACCCAACCAAAGACCGGTCTCGACATTCCAAGTATTGAAGTAGAACATGCCAAAAGGTACGAGTCCCGCCCAACATACTGCGGTGAAGATCGCCTTGAACAAGGGCAAGTCTTTTATGGCCTTTGACCAGATGGGTAACAAAGGTCGTGCATAGAAAAAAGTCGCGACAGGGAACAGGGTTGCATATAAAGCAGCAGCTCTTGATGTCTGCAGTAAAACAATAAAGGCCGCAAGAAAACTGCCCAAAGTAACCATGACATTCAGCAATCGCTGCGTCTCCAGGCGTTCCGTCAGGTAGTCGATGCGATAGCTGGAAAATACAACCAAGAACGCTAAGCCGATAAACTTCGTCGAGACGGCTCCCGTCAGAGCGCTTGACACGAGGGCCGCAACACCAAGACCGCCGGCAGCTATGCAGACGCCATGGGCGCCCAGTGCCGCAAGCAAGGTGTGCGCGATACCCTTTAGCTGCGTTGCGGGGACAAACCAATAAGATGCTAAACTGCGTTGGCGCATCTCTCTGAATCTCCATTGGAATTCCATCATGATGCGATCCAGAATTTGTTGCAAGTTTTCATTGAGTTGCAGAGCTCACGACTGCTGCCGCAGGGGTAGGTAGGGCTGCGCTTACGCAGGATTAGTTTACTTGGACGGCAGATAGCACTTGTCGTCCAACGGTCCGCCGACTAAGCTCCGCGGCAAATCAGCCAGACACTAGCTGTTTGTCACCAATTCGGATTCGGAGATCACTCATGAGGCAAGTCGCATTCGTTACTTTACTGTTGGCATGGACGGTCCAAGCCCGGGGAGCGACCTACGTAGCACTTGGTGATTCCATCACATCCGGTACCAATGCCGTAACAGGAGTCGTGTTTAGTGACTACTCATGGGCTGTTGGTCGGAAACTTGAGCGGACCTTTGTCAAAGCGCTAGGTGACCGTGTCGACGCCGTCTACTCACTCGCCATACCAGGGGCAGTGAGTGCGATCCTGAAGGCGCAGGCGGTCCTTGCCGAAAATCTCAAACCAGATTACGTGACTATCGAGATCGGCGCCAACGACTACGGCTGGGGGCTAGGGCACCGCGTTGCTCCTGATGTGCGCTGGGTTGTCGAACGTCTGTCGCGCGGTGAGAAAAAGCCCAAAATCTTTGTTGGTATGATACCTGACCTTGAATGGCTCTATAAACTAGGTCGCGGGCGTAGGCTTTGCCAATTGACTCATTGGCTCGCGCCGTTCTTCTTGAAAGCATCCGACGAGAGACGCGCTGAGATCTCACGTGACATCGTTGCGAGTAACGAGGCTATCTTAGCACTTGCCGATGAGTTTCCGAATGTCTTCGTCGTAGATA comes from the Deltaproteobacteria bacterium genome and includes:
- a CDS encoding class I SAM-dependent methyltransferase; the encoded protein is MDFESDVKCYSCESQRAVPYMQAVDDYTGRPGTFSYVQCADCSLVYQSPRLTMAKVQDFYDDAYLSHQKKLDFGALTPVVNWALSGHDRRKAELVRRHARLGSASHVLDVGCARGTFLKHIRERYGATVTGVDFKDMRQVTDLEGIDFRLGLFYEQDFGDATFDVVTMWHFLEHCYDPVRSLTMARDHLADDGVLVLEVPDLGSLSFKLFGKHWPGVQAPQHTVLFDRRSLHGLLEKSGLRIVESLPWGSFPPFFYFYMGAAFKLNKGQGFDIRNHLPSYFAAQALTFPLFAALHKRRLAMQAVICKKA
- a CDS encoding 1-acyl-sn-glycerol-3-phosphate acyltransferase, which gives rise to MQKGVVPFVIGIGLFGIGTALSTAAYVLTFGRSMDFSRRFIMRPLVNLALRVYGIRVEIDGYIWHRGPAFYLFNHHSNLDIFVIAALNLPHLRSFFSTERPKHAPMMWAARSIGAFLVPPQYRHEARVGCFRHAERELMRTAESVIASPEGSRFTGGGVAPFNKGVFHLAVRLKYPVVPLLFEIPPEANAGASYFFRPSTVRIRALDPIETQGLSELDVARVRDRAYQMYQVAMASRGIQNRNSTSTTVAERNIRSPDPCDPCDPCKPTGPTGPTDLRLIAQR
- a CDS encoding CDP-archaeol synthase — translated: MISSIAIGSACVLMFAAAGIIHSVWLGMPAFKRLAFPLDGGRLLGDRPIFGPNKTVAGLVVMPPATALAFCVVGILAPGVLAAAGWPTGLVTLTELGFGAGLAYMLGELPNSFIKRRLNIAAGANGKGLIGVFFRVFDQLDSVVAALLFISLTVPFDRFAWATALSIGYCVHVVFNVFLVRVGLKSSPYVAKLKGAGSASGGKAQGLAHLIANGLPVPDGLVILPSAFSPSGRLRKVVVRELRRKLVTLGDEVIVRSSACGEDSTTASFAGILSSHRSPNDIDSVLAAIYTCRESLKTARAIEYQRTHGQLGGLGIIVQAYIPPLAAGVAFTSSPVALPYDGDSSEWMLIESVAGDNAKLVDGSATPTRVAFHTQHGIKVLDGSLTIAIDKINQVIDLLRIIGQDGPRDVEWIIDAQGRPWIVQSRPITTNTPVVWSNANIAENYPSPAPPLQFSIVRAGYYHYFRKMALLIGMPRDRVQAKDHVLHDVVGLHGARLYFNLTNIYNLCTELPFAKAVCTAFDQFMGVSPDVRAEARVEEQGADLFTALKIAVLATIAWWMLPLRVARFERLADTYCRKDLPDGAVASWPVLDFLDIRFNKWWLISVGDLCTMVDSAIVSYLLKRWHLAELQADLLAGIPDLVSARPGKQIWALAEQVRRGLPIDSPEMRTRIEQFVRDYGFRCSEELMLTSPSLTAEDVTNMIRAYLSANLENPEHLEKRQSEIFARAWQRLESLGLVRRNVLRYFVRATRKAVSLRERARFQQARLYKRFGAHLVKLGAALKARDLISEADDVYFLNHDELATLVTAGRSVDVAGRRADFSAASSIIPPGHFVLAQGARFEPVFEISPLTGGQVSQFAGTPASGGRTSGSAVVTNRVREISGARSVVVTSQTDPGWAPYMPMIKGLVVERGGLLSHGAIIAREYGIPAVIGVSHATDLIADGTDIEVDGDRGIVHVRLGELDS
- a CDS encoding SGNH/GDSL hydrolase family protein, which encodes MRQVAFVTLLLAWTVQARGATYVALGDSITSGTNAVTGVVFSDYSWAVGRKLERTFVKALGDRVDAVYSLAIPGAVSAILKAQAVLAENLKPDYVTIEIGANDYGWGLGHRVAPDVRWVVERLSRGEKKPKIFVGMIPDLEWLYKLGRGRRLCQLTHWLAPFFLKASDERRAEISRDIVASNEAILALADEFPNVFVVDTLDGVTLEPEDVSTVDCIHPSARGQQRIADAFIQVLEQSE